In Geobacter anodireducens, a genomic segment contains:
- a CDS encoding ABC transporter ATP-binding protein, with protein sequence MRPCWRTYLLGALCLVGTNGCALLIPWLLKLAVEGLRSPGQATRSPAWYGGVIIGAALVQGGIRIFSRTKLLHAARRIEFAIREDLFAKLLSLDMPYFSGERTGDLMSRFANDLTNIRMLLGFGVLNVINTAVIYGAALVLMANIDVTLTVLAVAPFPFMILVVKGLTRRMYHCSRRAQEELAKLSSQAEENVSAAVVVRAYRREAAAVDAFRRASLDYFASNMAMARLRGLMLPLMAATSALGTLVVLFVGGSRVIEGILTLGDFVAFSGYLAMLVWPTVIFGWILNLIQRGGASMARLSEIFDARPLVVDPEAPAPVAAIRGEIELRGLRFGYNGGEVLRGVSLWVPAGARVGIVGGVGSGKTTLVRLLARLYPVGDGQVFIDGTDINRIPLEVLRRGVGLVPQESFLFSRTVGENIACGRDGATEDEVMEAARLASLDGDLARFPQGLATVVGERGVTLSGGQRQRVAIARALLRNPSVLVLDDPLSAVDARTEEEILRSLAGYYGDRTVVIISHRLSAVRACDVIVLLKDGVIAEQGSHDELVARGGAYAALWHEQRLRDEIAGFREDGAEKDGEKGALQTENAVL encoded by the coding sequence ATGCGTCCCTGCTGGCGCACGTATCTTCTTGGCGCCCTTTGCCTGGTCGGCACGAACGGGTGCGCGCTCCTGATTCCGTGGCTCCTGAAGCTTGCCGTGGAGGGGCTGCGGTCGCCCGGTCAGGCGACCCGCTCTCCGGCTTGGTATGGCGGGGTCATCATCGGCGCAGCACTTGTGCAGGGGGGGATTCGCATTTTCTCGCGCACCAAGCTTTTGCACGCAGCGCGCAGGATTGAGTTCGCCATCCGCGAGGATCTCTTCGCCAAGCTTCTTTCCCTCGACATGCCCTACTTTTCCGGGGAGCGGACCGGCGACCTCATGTCGCGCTTTGCCAACGATCTGACCAATATCCGGATGCTCCTGGGCTTCGGAGTGCTGAACGTCATCAATACGGCTGTCATCTATGGGGCTGCCCTGGTGCTCATGGCGAACATCGACGTGACGCTCACCGTTCTGGCCGTTGCGCCGTTTCCGTTCATGATCCTGGTGGTCAAGGGGCTCACGCGGAGGATGTATCACTGCTCGCGGCGGGCGCAGGAGGAGTTGGCGAAGCTTTCCAGTCAGGCCGAGGAAAATGTCTCCGCAGCCGTCGTGGTGAGGGCCTACCGTCGCGAGGCGGCGGCGGTGGATGCCTTTCGCCGGGCGAGCCTCGACTACTTTGCCAGCAACATGGCCATGGCGCGCCTGCGGGGTCTCATGCTCCCCCTCATGGCGGCCACATCGGCCCTGGGAACCCTGGTGGTGCTTTTTGTGGGCGGAAGCCGCGTCATCGAGGGGATTCTCACCTTGGGCGACTTCGTCGCCTTCAGCGGCTATCTGGCCATGCTCGTCTGGCCCACGGTCATCTTTGGCTGGATCCTCAACCTGATCCAGCGGGGAGGCGCCTCCATGGCCCGCCTGAGCGAGATCTTCGACGCCCGGCCGTTGGTGGTGGACCCGGAGGCGCCGGCGCCGGTCGCTGCGATCCGGGGGGAGATCGAGCTGCGGGGCCTCCGTTTCGGCTACAACGGCGGAGAGGTGTTGCGGGGAGTGTCGCTCTGGGTGCCGGCAGGGGCGCGGGTTGGTATCGTGGGGGGCGTCGGGTCGGGCAAGACGACCCTCGTCCGCCTGCTTGCGCGACTCTATCCCGTTGGTGACGGGCAGGTTTTCATTGATGGGACCGACATCAACCGGATTCCCCTTGAGGTGCTCCGGCGCGGTGTCGGCCTTGTGCCCCAGGAGAGTTTCCTTTTTTCCCGGACGGTCGGGGAAAACATTGCCTGCGGCAGGGACGGGGCCACGGAGGACGAGGTGATGGAGGCGGCGCGACTGGCGAGTCTGGATGGCGATCTGGCCCGTTTCCCCCAAGGGCTTGCCACTGTCGTCGGCGAACGGGGGGTTACCCTGTCGGGGGGGCAGCGGCAACGGGTGGCCATCGCCCGTGCGCTGTTGCGCAACCCTTCCGTCCTGGTGCTCGACGATCCGCTTTCTGCGGTGGATGCCCGGACCGAGGAGGAAATCCTCCGGTCATTGGCCGGGTATTACGGTGATCGGACCGTGGTCATCATCTCCCATCGCCTCTCCGCCGTTCGTGCCTGTGATGTCATTGTGCTGCTCAAAGACGGCGTTATTGCCGAGCAGGGAAGCCATGACGAGCTCGTTGCCCGGGGCGGAGCCTACGCGGCCCTGTGGCACGAGCAGCGGCTGCGCGACGAGATAGCCGGGTTCCGGGAAGATGGCGCGGAAAAGGACGGGGAAAAAGGGGCTTTACAAACGGAAAATGCTGTATTATAG
- a CDS encoding heterodisulfide reductase subunit C, translated as MKHSTMRLSTETMNLGFVRKVEALSGSSVRRCFQCGKCSAGCPMRSFMEHPPNRIVRFLQLGQYERVLAGRSIWYCASCETCTTRCPNKVDLAAIMDALRKCSWDAKGPSKESLVQLANRLFIENIRTYGRQYEMRLAAVFNVKSGQFLKDLMLGPKLITKGKLRMFHRKNRNIAEIENIFARIEALRKKGEAP; from the coding sequence GTGAAGCACTCCACGATGCGCCTCTCGACCGAAACCATGAATCTCGGTTTCGTGCGCAAGGTCGAAGCCCTCTCGGGCAGTTCGGTTCGCCGCTGTTTCCAGTGCGGCAAATGTTCGGCCGGCTGTCCCATGCGCTCGTTCATGGAGCACCCCCCCAACCGGATCGTCCGATTCCTCCAACTGGGCCAGTACGAGCGCGTGCTGGCGGGACGCAGCATCTGGTACTGTGCCTCCTGCGAGACCTGCACCACCCGCTGCCCCAACAAGGTGGATCTGGCCGCCATCATGGACGCCCTGCGCAAGTGTTCGTGGGATGCCAAGGGCCCGTCCAAGGAAAGCCTGGTCCAACTGGCGAACCGGCTGTTCATCGAAAACATCCGCACCTACGGCCGCCAGTACGAGATGCGGCTGGCCGCGGTCTTCAACGTGAAAAGCGGCCAGTTCCTCAAGGACCTGATGCTTGGACCGAAGCTGATCACCAAGGGAAAGCTCCGGATGTTCCACCGGAAAAACCGCAACATCGCCGAGATCGAGAACATCTTCGCCCGCATCGAAGCGCTGCGCAAAAAAGGTGAAGCCCCGTGA
- a CDS encoding heterodisulfide reductase subunit B, giving the protein MTPAKNLLNYSYYPGCSLHASAKEYDESTRGLFRALKIGLHEVPDWLCCGATPAHNVDELLSLSLCAKNLSLADEVGGDLAVACAACFSRLKVTQHRLADNEEKRRQVEYAIDGKVSFDKKVKHLLEILARDFGLDRLAAAVRKPLEGLKVACYYGCLLTRPPEVPELDDCEAPTIMERVIGAAGAETVTWSHRMECCGANFTLSRPGVVLKLSGDILASAKAAGANCILVACPLCHGNLDIRQKEIEEASGQWFGMPVFYMTQLLALAAGVAPAKLGFDSMIVNPLPLLKEKGLV; this is encoded by the coding sequence GTGACCCCCGCCAAGAACCTGCTGAACTATTCCTATTATCCCGGCTGCTCCCTCCACGCTTCGGCAAAAGAGTACGACGAGTCGACCCGGGGTCTGTTCCGGGCGCTGAAGATCGGACTCCACGAGGTTCCCGACTGGCTCTGCTGCGGCGCGACCCCGGCCCACAACGTGGACGAGCTCCTCTCCCTCTCCCTCTGTGCTAAAAACCTGTCCTTGGCCGATGAGGTCGGCGGCGACCTGGCCGTGGCCTGCGCCGCCTGCTTTTCGCGCCTGAAGGTGACCCAGCACCGGCTGGCGGACAACGAAGAAAAGCGCCGGCAGGTGGAGTACGCCATCGACGGGAAGGTTTCCTTTGACAAAAAGGTGAAGCATCTCCTGGAAATCCTGGCCAGGGACTTCGGCCTCGACCGGCTCGCGGCAGCCGTGAGAAAGCCGCTGGAGGGGCTCAAAGTGGCCTGCTACTACGGCTGCCTGCTGACCCGGCCGCCCGAGGTGCCGGAGCTGGACGACTGCGAGGCGCCGACCATCATGGAGCGGGTCATCGGCGCCGCCGGCGCCGAGACGGTCACCTGGAGCCACCGGATGGAGTGCTGCGGCGCAAACTTCACCCTTTCGCGCCCCGGCGTGGTGCTGAAGCTCTCCGGCGACATCCTCGCCTCGGCCAAGGCGGCCGGCGCCAACTGCATCCTGGTGGCCTGCCCCCTGTGCCACGGCAACCTGGACATCCGCCAGAAGGAGATCGAGGAGGCCAGCGGCCAGTGGTTCGGCATGCCGGTCTTCTACATGACCCAGCTCCTGGCCCTGGCAGCGGGGGTGGCGCCGGCAAAGCTCGGGTTCGACAGCATGATCGTCAACCCCCTGCCGCTTCTGAAAGAGAAAGGGTTGGTCTAG
- a CDS encoding disulfide reductase, protein MSRIGVFVCHCGENISRTVDVERVAGELAKVPGVAFATDYKYMCSDPGQGLLKKAVAEHRLDGVVVAACSPRMHEKTFRTAAKAAGLNPFLCEMANIREHCSWVHEDRDEATAKAISIVEMMVARVKKDRRLVPITVPVTKRALVIGGGIAGIQAALDIADADHKVVLVEREPSIGGHMAQLSETFPTLDCSQCIMTPKMVDVANHPNITLHTYSEIESVDGYIGNFQVTIRKKARSVDESTCTGCGVCMAKCPQKKIPNSFDKNLGMRPAIYVPFPQAVPNTPVIDRENCTYFKSGKCGVCAKVCGPRAVDYEQQDQLIVEPAGAIVVATGFSLYDIGPKPAGSPIEGYGEFGYGTIPDVIDGLTFERLASASGPTGGKIVRPSDGKEPKQVVFVQCVGSRAREKGISYCSKICCMYTAKHTMLYKHKVHDGQAYVFFMDARTPGKNYDEFWRRAIEEEEAVYIRGMVSRLYQKGDKVVVMGSDVHVGVQVEIEADLVVLATAVQAREGADSLAQKLGISYDNYNFYSEAHAKLKPVECATAGVYLAGACQGPKDIPDTVSQASAAAAKVMTLFARDELEREPIVAKVDERRCVACLYCKKVCPYGAVEEKEIRDRQGNLIRVVAYVNPGVCGGCGTCQATCPSKSVELDGYTDEQIMAMIEAL, encoded by the coding sequence ATGTCCCGAATCGGCGTATTTGTCTGCCATTGCGGCGAAAACATCTCCCGCACCGTTGACGTGGAGCGCGTGGCCGGGGAACTGGCCAAGGTTCCCGGCGTCGCCTTTGCCACCGACTACAAGTACATGTGCTCCGATCCGGGGCAGGGCCTATTGAAGAAGGCGGTGGCCGAGCACCGGCTCGACGGTGTCGTGGTGGCGGCCTGCTCTCCCCGGATGCATGAAAAGACCTTTCGCACCGCGGCCAAGGCGGCCGGCCTGAACCCCTTCCTCTGCGAAATGGCCAACATCCGCGAACACTGTTCCTGGGTCCACGAGGATCGGGACGAGGCAACCGCCAAGGCCATCTCCATCGTTGAGATGATGGTGGCCCGCGTCAAAAAGGACCGGCGGCTCGTGCCGATCACCGTACCGGTTACCAAGCGGGCGCTGGTCATCGGCGGCGGCATCGCCGGCATCCAGGCGGCCCTGGACATAGCCGACGCAGACCACAAGGTGGTGCTCGTGGAGCGTGAGCCCTCCATCGGTGGGCACATGGCCCAGCTCTCCGAGACCTTCCCCACCCTGGACTGTTCCCAGTGCATCATGACCCCCAAGATGGTGGATGTGGCCAACCACCCCAACATCACCCTCCACACCTACAGCGAGATCGAGAGCGTTGACGGCTACATCGGCAACTTCCAGGTGACCATCCGGAAGAAGGCCCGCTCCGTGGACGAGTCAACATGCACCGGCTGCGGGGTCTGCATGGCCAAGTGCCCCCAGAAGAAGATCCCGAACAGTTTCGACAAGAACCTGGGCATGCGCCCCGCCATCTACGTTCCCTTCCCCCAGGCGGTGCCCAACACGCCGGTCATCGACCGGGAAAACTGTACCTATTTCAAGTCGGGAAAGTGCGGTGTCTGCGCCAAGGTCTGCGGCCCCCGGGCAGTGGACTACGAACAGCAGGACCAGCTCATCGTCGAGCCGGCCGGAGCCATCGTGGTTGCCACCGGCTTTTCGCTCTACGACATCGGCCCCAAGCCGGCCGGCTCCCCCATCGAGGGGTACGGCGAGTTCGGCTACGGCACCATCCCCGACGTGATCGACGGGCTCACCTTCGAGCGGCTTGCCTCCGCCTCGGGCCCCACGGGGGGCAAGATCGTCCGCCCCTCGGACGGAAAGGAACCGAAGCAGGTGGTCTTTGTGCAGTGCGTCGGCTCCCGGGCCCGCGAAAAGGGGATTTCCTACTGCTCCAAGATCTGCTGCATGTACACGGCCAAGCACACCATGCTCTACAAGCACAAGGTGCATGACGGCCAGGCCTACGTCTTCTTCATGGACGCGCGGACGCCGGGCAAGAACTACGACGAGTTCTGGCGCCGGGCCATCGAGGAAGAAGAGGCGGTCTACATCAGGGGGATGGTCTCCCGACTCTACCAGAAGGGAGACAAGGTGGTGGTCATGGGGAGCGACGTCCACGTGGGGGTCCAGGTGGAGATCGAAGCGGACCTGGTGGTGCTCGCCACCGCCGTGCAGGCGCGGGAAGGGGCCGATTCCCTCGCCCAGAAGCTCGGCATCTCCTATGACAACTACAACTTCTATTCCGAGGCCCATGCCAAGCTCAAGCCCGTGGAGTGCGCCACCGCCGGGGTCTATCTGGCCGGGGCCTGCCAGGGGCCCAAGGACATCCCCGACACCGTCAGTCAAGCATCGGCTGCAGCGGCAAAGGTCATGACCCTCTTCGCCCGCGACGAGCTGGAGCGGGAGCCCATCGTGGCCAAGGTGGACGAGCGGCGCTGCGTTGCCTGCCTCTACTGCAAGAAGGTCTGCCCTTACGGTGCCGTGGAGGAGAAAGAAATCCGCGACCGCCAGGGGAACCTGATCCGGGTCGTGGCCTACGTGAACCCGGGTGTCTGCGGCGGCTGCGGCACCTGCCAGGCCACCTGCCCATCCAAGAGCGTGGAGCTGGATGGCTACACCGACGAGCAGATCATGGCCATGATCGAGGCGCTCTAA
- a CDS encoding heterodisulfide reductase subunit D: MHVHKEKHAFEPKVVAFVCTWCTYAGADLAGTSRMHYPANVRVVKFPCTGRIDPVFILRAFQKGADGILVSGCHPGDCHYMAGNFHARRRFAAFRQLLDFIGVDLQRLQFSWVSAAEGGKWVEVVTELTERIRALGPMPEFKELEAEEHWSGAIDTPELKAAYNDI, translated from the coding sequence ATGCACGTACACAAAGAGAAACACGCTTTCGAACCCAAGGTCGTCGCCTTTGTCTGCACTTGGTGTACCTATGCCGGGGCCGACCTGGCCGGGACCTCGCGGATGCACTATCCCGCCAACGTCCGGGTGGTCAAGTTCCCCTGCACCGGCCGGATCGATCCGGTCTTCATCCTCAGGGCATTCCAGAAAGGGGCAGACGGCATCCTGGTATCGGGTTGCCATCCGGGCGACTGCCACTACATGGCCGGCAACTTCCACGCCCGGCGCCGCTTCGCCGCTTTTCGCCAACTCCTGGACTTCATCGGAGTCGATCTTCAGCGGCTCCAGTTCTCCTGGGTTTCGGCCGCCGAGGGGGGAAAGTGGGTTGAGGTGGTTACCGAGCTGACCGAACGGATTCGCGCCCTGGGGCCCATGCCCGAATTCAAGGAACTGGAAGCCGAGGAACACTGGTCCGGGGCTATCGACACGCCCGAGCTCAAGGCCGCGTACAACGACATCTGA
- a CDS encoding Fe-S oxidoreductase, with amino-acid sequence MTNTAHTIDTALYDAVTDALRAEAKKVLESGTAAAVIGWQAGRRRGSAVPAIVTDPADAEKLIFSPSCVNNLALYLTKAKKEVREKGTLAVVAKGCDMKALAGLMGENQLKRDDIYIIGVACAGVYGPAVQGNAPLDDSTLARKCRECAAELPEGADVSLGTVPRRPAFTPHEAAELARLEAMTPAERWAFWKEHFSRCIRCYACRQVCPFCYCEQCLCDRNRPQAVETTPRPAGNMAWHMVRAMHLAGRCAGCAECERACPMDIPLNLLNRKMAKELKELYGHEAGFQAKEKGPLAEYREDDDQSFIK; translated from the coding sequence ATGACGAATACCGCACATACCATCGACACGGCGCTCTATGACGCCGTCACCGACGCCCTGCGGGCGGAAGCCAAAAAGGTCCTGGAATCGGGCACGGCTGCCGCCGTGATCGGCTGGCAGGCGGGACGCCGCAGGGGAAGCGCCGTGCCGGCCATCGTCACCGATCCCGCCGACGCTGAAAAACTCATTTTTTCCCCCTCCTGCGTCAACAACCTGGCCCTTTACCTGACCAAGGCCAAGAAGGAGGTCCGGGAAAAGGGCACGCTGGCCGTGGTGGCCAAAGGGTGCGACATGAAGGCCCTGGCCGGCCTCATGGGTGAGAACCAGCTCAAGCGCGACGACATCTACATCATCGGCGTGGCCTGTGCCGGGGTCTACGGTCCGGCGGTCCAGGGCAACGCTCCCCTGGACGACAGCACCCTGGCCCGCAAGTGCCGGGAGTGCGCCGCAGAGCTCCCCGAAGGGGCCGATGTATCCTTGGGGACCGTCCCCCGGAGGCCCGCCTTCACCCCCCACGAGGCGGCTGAACTGGCTCGGCTCGAAGCCATGACCCCGGCCGAGCGGTGGGCGTTCTGGAAGGAGCATTTCTCCCGCTGCATCCGCTGCTACGCCTGCCGCCAGGTCTGCCCTTTCTGCTACTGCGAGCAATGCCTCTGCGACCGCAACCGCCCCCAGGCGGTGGAGACCACGCCGCGTCCGGCGGGGAATATGGCCTGGCACATGGTCCGGGCCATGCACCTGGCCGGCCGTTGCGCCGGCTGCGCCGAATGCGAACGGGCGTGCCCCATGGACATCCCGCTCAACCTCCTCAATCGCAAGATGGCCAAGGAGCTGAAGGAACTCTACGGCCACGAGGCTGGCTTCCAGGCAAAGGAAAAGGGACCGTTGGCGGAATACCGGGAAGACGACGATCAATCGTTCATAAAATAA